The Desulfobacterales bacterium genome includes the window GCCCATACATGATCACCGGTCCAAACTGATCGTCGATTTTGGTTCCGATAATGATTTCCACGCCTTTGGCAGCCATGGGCGCCAAGTGGATCCCCCGGATATCGGCTTTGGGGTCGTATTTTTTGGCGTTGTCCATGATTTCCTTGAAAGCCCGGCGGATGCCGTCTTCCGAATGGAGCCCCAGGCGTACGCCGCCGGCGTCGCTTTTGTGCAGGATATCGGGAGATGAAATTTTCATTGCAACAGCGCCTGCAAGGCCTTCGGCAAAGCGGACCGCTTCTTCAGGGGTGGTGGCCAGAAACTCCTGGGCGATCGGCGCACCGGCCAAATGCAGCAGGCGTTTGGATTCATACTCCAGCAGCCCTGTGCGGCCTTCCTGACGGGCCTTGCGGATGAGTTCCCGGCCTTCGGGCTTGGCTTTGGCGCCCCAGTTAAATACAAAGCTTACCTTGGTGTGGTACATATTTAAGTAATTTCCATATTCCGCTAATACCCCCATGCACTTGCAGGCGACATCCAGGGAGTCATAGACCGGAATATTATAATACCGCAGCAGGTGCAGCGAATGCGGTTTGGCCGAACTGTACAGGCTGTGCAGCACGATGGGTTTGTTGCGTTTTTTTAATATCCTTCCCATGCGGTGGGCGGCATCCTCCTCCTGCAGCGCCAGGATTTCCGCAAAGCGGATGCCGTAGCCCCCGAAAAGCCCGACGATCAGAAGACCGCCGACATTGGGATCTTTCAAAATGATATCGGCGCAGTCGGCAAACACGGTGGGGTCCGAGTCCGTGCCGCCGGCCACATCCACCGGGTTGCGGACCGACGCGCCAAAGGGCAGAATTTTTTTCAGGCGTTCTTTTGTTTTGGCGTTCAGTTCAGGTATTTCAACCCCCAGATCGGTCAGAATGTCCGCCGCAATGGTGGCATGTCCGCCGCCGTCCGCCAGAATGGCGATCCGGTTGTTTTTGATGGGCGGCAGGCTGGAGAGGGTTTCCGCAGCCGGGAAAAGCTCAGTCGAATTTTCGATCAAAATGATGCC containing:
- a CDS encoding acetate--CoA ligase family protein; translated protein: MLDNILNATSVAIVGASKSETKRGFQAIRTLLNEKFEGRIYPVNPKEKNILGFKCYPTVSDIPDPVDIALITTPAKTIPAVLRDCGKKGVHGAVIIAGGFGETGEEGKAMEAEMVAVAREQKIRLIGPNTSGMISLKQNLNLVGLRDVPKGDIALLTQSGNMALTLITEAKLKSLKGFSYYVGVGNEADIKFHEYLEFFRQDPGTKAILMYVEGMRQGREFLQQAYTTTIDKPIILLKSGRSYTGRQSAGSHTGALAGMSEVAKSAFKRAGIILIENSTELFPAAETLSSLPPIKNNRIAILADGGGHATIAADILTDLGVEIPELNAKTKERLKKILPFGASVRNPVDVAGGTDSDPTVFADCADIILKDPNVGGLLIVGLFGGYGIRFAEILALQEEDAAHRMGRILKKRNKPIVLHSLYSSAKPHSLHLLRYYNIPVYDSLDVACKCMGVLAEYGNYLNMYHTKVSFVFNWGAKAKPEGRELIRKARQEGRTGLLEYESKRLLHLAGAPIAQEFLATTPEEAVRFAEGLAGAVAMKISSPDILHKSDAGGVRLGLHSEDGIRRAFKEIMDNAKKYDPKADIRGIHLAPMAAKGVEIIIGTKIDDQFGPVIMYG